A stretch of DNA from Ciona intestinalis unplaced genomic scaffold, KH HT000098.2, whole genome shotgun sequence:
AATGCAAACAATATATGCTACTctcatatttaattataacaaacaaaacaggAATATAACCCCTGCAAACAATCCAGCAACTTTCATACTCATTTAAAAGCTAAACCAGAAATAATATAtcaaatgtttacatttaactttGTCGTGCTTTGCAAAAGCTGAAGAAAGTTTTCAACGAAACGATCATCAGCGACTTCTTTAATGTAGCTCACATTTCCACTTTTACTCTCAATAGATGACTTGAATACACtgagttttattaaataatcaaatgttattaaataatccaaatgcaagaaaaaaatgcCATACATCACGATTACATTATTGTTAAGAGAATAAAAAGGAGGACACCTACtactgttttaatgtttatgatCTTTGCTATCATATTCACACTGATAAATAACATCAGGTTTTGCTTTGCGTCTATACCAAATAGCGAATAGTAATTTAGTCTCAAAATTTGGTAAGGTAGATTTTTTACAAGCATGTCAAACCACACCTCAATTACATAAATCCAATTAAAACTAGTCTTTACATCTAATTTTTACCTGTGCTCTAATTTAAGCTGTACAATTTTCTCATCTAGGCTCGAGATTAAATCTTCAAAACGTTTGACATGACTGAGAACATTTTGTGTTTCACTTGATAGTGACGTCTCTTTTCCTTGTATTAACAACTTCAGCTTTTCCAATGATTCATTTCCATTTTCTTTAAGTAAGTGAATTTGATCCTGTGGAAAGCATTATGCTTGTATTCTCAGTGGATTTTGCATTGCAACCAAATGATATCAGGTTTGATGCAGAATGTTGCTTCCAATGGGGGCACAATTGGACactaacagcaattgctccaacccagtagtcactaattggttgtccaattTGTCATCCATACATACAAGAAAAatcaatcacccataaagttacacatgtgaTAACTCTTAGACTGGCATTAGGTGCATAAAGTAGCAGGCGAACGAAACAGTTATTGAtcatacaaggataaataggtaGCATTTAATCCATCTTTAATACAgaacaaaacatattaaagatATCTATACCTGTAGCTTTAACAGTTTTTCATCAAACAATGCTGTAACATCCACAAGTTGATGAACTACCGAGCTTTCCACCATGTTCTTTACAGACTTGACCacctgtaataaaatatatatataaaacttatggCTCTCAACCAAAGGTCACCACATCATCAGATTATAATATTATGCAACTCATTTTCGCATtgcataatatatacatacaccaAATATCATTTGTGAAACAGGTATATTCTTTACCTCCTTATTTTCGTCACCCAATTTTCCAATATCCTTTGCATGGCTCGCATGCATAATCTGCATTTGATCAAGCAGATTTGAATGTCGGTCCGCCACCCGTACCTCCAACTGTCCAAGTGCCAGCTCTATATTCTGTTCATAGaaacatattaaacaatgaaaacttCCTACATACTTTTATACAGTGTTACAGACCTCAATTGCTTGTTTCAACGCATCCCTGTCATGTTTAGCCATCTGCAATGTTGGTCCATTATCTGCCAACTTTGACTTGGTATCTTTAACTAAACGAGATGTTATAAAATCAGGATTTATTTTTTCCGATTATAAAATCTGATGCTTACATGTTTCAAACAAGACAGTTGGGTCAGAATAGGCTGAGATTCTGTCCCAGTAGGTCTGCTTGTTCAACCCTTTCTGTATACCTAGGTCTTTTCTTGATAAATATGAATAGCAAGCAAAACATGCACAAAGTACACCAAGAAGGACAAGAAGTGCTCGCAAGAACTTAGTAGTTGTTTGGAAAAAAGAGAATCTTGGTGCTTTTCTTGATAAAAGCCATGTGTCTAGCACAAGTACTTTGGTTACACTCTGCAAAGGTTTAATTGGTCGTATTATGCTCAGCCACATTAAAAACCAATGGATGAAAATGTATTTACATTGTTTCACTTCTTTGCAGAAAGCAAGAGTGTATTTACCATACATGGATGCATATGCATAGTACATACAGATAGTATAAGGGAAAAAATGATACTTATATTATGGACACATACGTAAGAATAAATAGTAAACACTATGACGAGTTGAGAGTAACACTATGAGTTACTGCATGACCATTAAAACTATTCCCTTTTCTATTTAGTTCTAAGAATCAAGGCTGATTATAAGAGTCCTATAAGGACAATTGTTCCAACTGTAACAGTCCACTATACCTGGTATAAGAAACGTCCAATATTCCACACAGTGTTTGCAATGATAGTACCACATGAGcaaaaaatttgataaaacaatacaaaaatcCTGAACAGCAACAACTGATTCCgttctaaaaatacaatatacataaGTATATATAAGTTAACACTCGAATTTTCCATATTGtattaacaaaatacaaatagaTCAAGTAACATGCATTCTTAAATTAaaccataatttttattatatgcatttataaaattgaattaataTCTTATTCAAGATATTAGAATGATAATCTTCTGCTTACCCACACCATGCTTCACTTTACCATGCTCTTTAATGCGGGGCATCGGGAGTGTTTCATCATCTGAGAATGAATGTTCCATGTCAGTCACAATTTGTTGTTCTTCTTCATGTGTCTGTTAAAACGaggttttatatataacaattttgAGAGCATTTTACCATTTATACCTCATGTAATTTTTTCCTTCTGTGGGCTACAGTTGCACCCggcattttaaaattagaatcCGCTGCCACCGCTGTGTGTGTTTGATGTATGGAGCCTTGAGAATCACCttcatggtaacttgttgCAGTGAAACCACTTGTTTGGTGTCGGTGGTTTGACGACTCCCCCATTGCGAAATGGTGAGGGGCAGTGCTACCATGGGCACCACCCTCACTTCCATACATTTGCATGCTTCCCTGTACAACAGGAGCAGAGGCAGCACTGTATACACTTTGCCCCTGGTGCGTGCTTGAGGCACTTAGCACTTTCGTCACCCCAGTTCTGCGTGTGACTTGCTTCTTGATAAGCACCGACCTTGCGCTTGCTGATTCTGGGATCCCAGCATTTGGTGAACGCACAGGAGACCCAGAAGGATTCCGTTTTTTACGCCAATTAAATGGCCGATGAACAGGTGATCCACCACTATATTTAACCCTTCTCTCACTCATGTCAGAGTCCACTGACATCGTGTCATCATCCTCACTCGCAGTGCCTTCCAATTCATTAGGAAATACGTAATAACCGCTCTCAACTAATCGTTTACTTCTGCGGCTGGCACCAGTTATAGAAGTACGAGACATGGTTGTTTAAAGAACTTGAAACTATTTACAaatgtgtgttatatatatgagaCGAAATATATCTTTGTACAAACTGCTGCTTCTTCACTGCTTTCACAGAGGGTTAAATATTGCCATTGTCACCAAGCCTGGACAAAAGggaaaaattataataatatttataataatacagtCTATCTGCCTAtctatatataaaagaaatcaatgtatatatatatatattaaacttaattaaagaatatatatagagaAAGAAAATTgaagatgtatatatatattatctttattttacaaatcatACTCAAtaacagaatagaataaaaacgcATTATTTGGTAGGCTATAGACAGTTATTGATTGgccaatatttattatttaatacttATTTATGCATAACAAAACTTAATCTAAAAACCAAACATATAATGGTAAAAAGACTAACCAAGAATATATGCAGCAACTAGTTTTTGATTTGGGGTAAATGAGATATAGCTTGGTATAAAGCTGCTATCGTCCACCTGTCCAGCAGTGTGGGAGCCAAGAGCGATCAAACAAGCAATTGCAACTGTCAGTAACAACCAACGAGTGCTGAGAAACTCACctagataaataaatattacaacataGGAAGTTAAACTAGTCATTCTAGGacaacgtgttttaacagcagtaaacaaacatgATAAAAGCAATGTGTATCCATTACAACTTGATGAATTAGTTTATAAGCCCAATTTAAAGCatacattttaagttttttaaccattttaaaaagtttaatcaaTATGAATTGTTGACTTTTACATTACTGGGCAACACTTGTGATGGCaactcaaaatatttttataacttgggCTACTTCCCTTACCTGAGATTACACagtgattatatatatattgtgtaaaaTTAAGAAACGGTGAAATATAAGGctggtttttgtttaaatacacataCAACATACACAATACCTTGTTTTTCCTCAGTGTCGGGATGAAATGGCTCCAGTGTCAGCTTAGAGTTTTGTAGCTCCTCTGAAACCTGTTTTGCTGCTGAATCGCTTGAAAGCAGCACAGCCGGAATATCTTTAGCACCAAGCAATGAAGTGGGGACGAGTTTTCGACTTGAGGTACCTATGTCAGTGTAGAAAACTTCCACTCGAAATTTATCAACAATTTCCACCAAACTTTCGTCAAGAGAAATTCTTCTTACCACACTGTAAGGGTAGGATAATTCAAATTAGCATGCTGGATAAATGTTAAGTACAGGGAACATTGTCTATTATTTCATCACTTACATATCTGAACAAGAGTGTGGTTTAATATTTCCTTTCGCCTCTGCTACAGTGTAATTCTTTGGAGCTGTGCAAAGAACTgaaataagaaatattaaatgattATGCAATGATATGGGGCAGAGTtacaattatattatatattaaagaaCAAGCTGTAAGGTGAAAGATAAGGTTCTTAGGCATGCAAGGTCAATATATTAAATTGGcggatatttatttactttctgTATCTTATCCAAAAAAAGAATTGTCCtgttttatttagattaagttattgtttgtttataaacctagatgtaaaagtaaattactAGTTTTGTTTACAGATAATCACCTTTATAATAGACAGAAAAATCATACGGGTTATAGATGGTTAAGATGCGACTGTGTGTAGATCGGTCATCCAAgtaaaatgttactttgtcaGGTGAAACATAAACTGGTAGTTTCTGCTTTGTTTGTAAAACTGATGATGCTCTCTGTGAatctaaaacaatataaatgttCAGAGTTACAATAACAAAGGTCACATTTAGTAACATATTGAAGAGctagtctgcagagtatggtgGGTGCGCGAGcgattttttacaaacttttgtttatGCACGCTATAATTTGTCCCACGCAcgacaattaattaaacaaagaaaatataagtATTAAACTAAGTAAGATTTTCTAACGTGGCTTGAGAATGTACATGCATTGAACTCCGATTTTTGATGAAAGCATACGTGCACTcaaaaaataaccgtcttgcatgCGCGAGATCttgtcaggaactgccatactctgccGACTGGGTGAAGAGACAgaaatgtgtaaaataaaatgcaaaggCATACAAATTCTTTGTAATGCTGTATGGACCTATTCATTATTCTTATGgcaacaataacaataaacatagtGAGCATAAGGTATCGACACTGAACGAACAAAATACGCACCTGGTGAATTACTACCTGCCAATTTTTGGCGTGCCTTAACGGCagatttagtttttattgtttcggGCATTCACCATTGAACctggaaaaatatatttaacattactttgaatatatattttaaacaaagcagCACAACAGCAACACCAATACAACAGTAACACAAAAGGTAACATATGAATTGAGTAAATCTGACTGTTGATTACAATTTGATTGAAAATGCtatctttattaaaactgcCCTTTAATTATCTAACACAATACAAGTGATTACACAACTGTAATGCTTTTCAGGCTGCATATTTCTTAAACTATAATTAAATCCTGAAACATTTCGCTAAATAAAGCATTCAGAAACGCTGTcttttgataaaatttaagAACCGAAGTATATTGAACAGCCAATCAAATTTCAACTTTGTTTTGTCTTTTGTTACGTATTAATCACACGATTGTTACGCAGCTCAACAACACAACAACATGGCGCTTTGTTTTGTGAGTTCATTAGCGCGTCAAACGTAAAACGCATGAACGATTTTGTGAgtgtttaaatacttttttaaagattagTCTATTTACATTAAAGGTGGACAAATTAATCTATTAAAagatcatatttttttatatatatattttaaataaagttacgaTGATTAAGAAATTGCTATAGTTGATTCTAATGTTATTCGACTTTGTCCGTGATGGTGTTCAATGGTAATCCATGAGTCTATATGACACTGACCCattaaaatttgataaaatttaaattttttttttccttttgtaCGCATTTTCGCGAGTTTATTTTCGAGGTAAACAAATCTATTTTCGAACAATCTAACTTAACACAAAGCCCGCCTAAATATAAGAGAGCGCCCTAGCGTTTAAATCGTAGGGACCGCgccaaaaatattaaacgagaaaacaaaaatagaaatcGATACAAAGACAAAGCTATTATATTgattcaaaaatgtttaaaacccaTTCCGTTAAATTACCAAGCTAACAAAAATAAGATAGGCATGGAATACGCAAAAATACTTATTGCATTAAATAGGGTATAATAGTGTGAGGTAAGATAAGACAtagttttctttacttttgATATGCAATTTAGTATTTTCTAGTGCaattccattttaccccaaaaacaaaaggttaaaaatgtcccatctttccccagagtactatatgttatgttgaACGGCACGACAATAATGATGACGGACGTTGAAAATATGCCTAAAGTGGTTACGCAATCAATGCGGCATGTTGAGCAACCAGAAATATACTCATTCAGGGACCCGATATCTTTCACCACAACATTCCAAGCCTTGTACATGGGGATTTACGTTTACCTCAAGCTCTCTGTTTTACAATGAGGTATCGCGTTTCTTTCTACTGCCGAGAAGCACGTCCACACAGCCACACACCACACAGCACAACGGTTTCGCCTCACTTGCTTCATATAGAACAAAATCTCTCAAGGCAAAACACTAAGCACTTGGTGTCTATTGACTTCGGTGCTCAAGTCTACCGGCGCTTGATAAAGTTTTGTGTATAATAGAAATAAGCTAAAATTATATTGATTTGCCGTACACGAGATTTTTATAAACTGGCCGAACTCAAGAGTTGATCAAACAAGACGCAATTACAGCGCGCAGAATAAACGGAGAAGTGTACACAGAATACCGAGGTTGCCTGCTCGCCAAACGCACCATGATATTTAACGTAGCCTGAAGAAAGGCGTTTATGTGGACTATAAAATTGATTTCACAAAGCATAAGTGTTTTGCGTTTAGCGCAGTCAGGCCGCCTACACTACTTTATACCTGCTATATTATGATAACAAAACGTTCAGTATTGTTTTAGTATTTCAGAACAATTAATTTCGAAAAAGATAATTCCCCTAAAAGTTTAGTACAGCACTTTCATTCAATTACGTCATACGTTCGGTTATTATATCGGGAGAGGAACTATGGTGAAGCCATATATACGTATTAGCTTAGTAGATATATGGTACTGGTCTACTCTGCATCCTGTGTGCCACTAATTGGAAATCTGAGAACAAATTGTCCCGTACCCGGTCTATTTCCTAATAGTTCAGACTAGCGGCTTTTGCTAATGCTGCGTTATTGTTGTTTAGCAGTTGTGATGTGGCCCGGCGGCGTTATTCGTCGCCTTAAAGCGAATTTTCcagaaaaacaacataaagCGAGAGTGTATATTagatatttaaagtttagacATAAGTACGGAGTAACATGATCTCATAAATCTATATTTGCAGCAAAGTAAGATGCAAGGAACATCAGTGTTAatgtattttgaaatattgtttatctAATCGACTGCGAATGGAGGAAAGCCATAACCACGTCACTCCAGACCCATTACCGGGACCCGATGTATTGGGAAGTCGTCCACCGAAGCAATTTCATACTCGAATAGTTTGGTAAAGGAACATTAAGCATCTAATGATATAGTGTACACTTAAGATCATAGGTCGGTGTTTCCTGAATTTTCTGCTACTGTCACGTTGTAACAACAAATCTCCCGCAAGGTCTTATACAAGTTACGCACGTCTTATCTCAATATACTGTGACACTATGTTTTCTCATTGTACTATGATGATGATACTACATTTTCTTAAACCGGAAGGGTGTATAATGTAGAGCAGTAGTTTTGTATCGAATGTTATAATGATAAATTATACATGCAACAGATT
This window harbors:
- the LOC100180280 gene encoding SUN domain-containing protein 2-like isoform X2 codes for the protein MSRTSITGASRRSKRLVESGYYVFPNELEGTASEDDDTMSVDSDMSERRVKYSGGSPVHRPFNWRKKRNPSGSPVRSPNAGIPESASARSVLIKKQVTRRTGVTKVLSASSTHQGQSVYSAASAPVVQGSMQMYGSEGGAHGSTAPHHFAMGESSNHRHQTSGFTATSYHEGDSQGSIHQTHTAVAADSNFKMPGATVAHRRKKLHETHEEEQQIVTDMEHSFSDDETLPMPRIKEHGKVKHGVERNQLLLFRIFVLFYQIFCSCGTIIANTVWNIGRFLYQSVTKVLVLDTWLLSRKAPRFSFFQTTTKFLRALLVLLGVLCACFACYSYLSRKDLGIQKGLNKQTYWDRISAYSDPTVLFETYTKSKLADNGPTLQMAKHDRDALKQAIENIELALGQLEVRVADRHSNLLDQMQIMHASHAKDIGKLGDENKEVVKSVKNMVESSVVHQLVDVTALFDEKLLKLQDQIHLLKENGNESLEKLKLLIQGKETSLSSETQNVLSHVKRFEDLISSLDEKIVQLKLEHSVFKSSIESKSGNVSYIKEVADDRFVENFLQLLQSTTKLNKPSNRRYQHLAAVFIQWLQMKGFMDEQSILVLQNNIIKNTSSVAVELNKELERKLRKEQPKRSTVTLDTIIPKQQSTPSTPSTVTEVLVKTWIKESLDIYSADRIGMGDFALESSGGYIVNTRCSTTFQQKTALVTLFGIPIYYNTNTPRAVIQSSVMPGECWAFQGSEGYVVIGLSASVQPDSFTLEHIPQALALYSNITSAPKDFSVYGLHTASEINGDHLGSYRYEENGSPIQNFKVEAKKSDQTYRFIELRVASNWGNPHFTCIYRFRVHGTKVDDTPL
- the LOC100180280 gene encoding SUN domain-containing protein 2-like isoform X1, which produces MSRTSITGASRRSKRLVESGYYVFPNELEGTASEDDDTMSVDSDMSERRVKYSGGSPVHRPFNWRKKRNPSGSPVRSPNAGIPESASARSVLIKKQVTRRTGVTKVLSASSTHQGQSVYSAASAPVVQGSMQMYGSEGGAHGSTAPHHFAMGESSNHRHQTSGFTATSYHEGDSQGSIHQTHTAVAADSNFKMPGATVAHRRKKLHETHEEEQQIVTDMEHSFSDDETLPMPRIKEHGKVKHGVERNQLLLFRIFVLFYQIFCSCGTIIANTVWNIGRFLYQSVTKVLVLDTWLLSRKAPRFSFFQTTTKFLRALLVLLGVLCACFACYSYLSRKDLGIQKGLNKQTYWDRISAYSDPTVLFETFKDTKSKLADNGPTLQMAKHDRDALKQAIENIELALGQLEVRVADRHSNLLDQMQIMHASHAKDIGKLGDENKEVVKSVKNMVESSVVHQLVDVTALFDEKLLKLQDQIHLLKENGNESLEKLKLLIQGKETSLSSETQNVLSHVKRFEDLISSLDEKIVQLKLEHSVFKSSIESKSGNVSYIKEVADDRFVENFLQLLQSTTKLNKPSNRRYQHLAAVFIQWLQMKGFMDEQSILVLQNNIIKNTSSVAVELNKELERKLRKEQPKRSTVTLDTIIPKQQSTPSTPSTVTEVLVKTWIKESLDIYSADRIGMGDFALESSGGYIVNTRCSTTFQQKTALVTLFGIPIYYNTNTPRAVIQSSVMPGECWAFQGSEGYVVIGLSASVQPDSFTLEHIPQALALYSNITSAPKDFSVYGLHTASEINGDHLGSYRYEENGSPIQNFKVEAKKSDQTYRFIELRVASNWGNPHFTCIYRFRVHGTKVDDTPL